In Perca fluviatilis chromosome 14, GENO_Pfluv_1.0, whole genome shotgun sequence, a genomic segment contains:
- the LOC120573353 gene encoding profilin-2-like, whose product MSWQAYVDSLTGPDSSGNKTIEDAAICGLAAGAESIWASSPGLSSLTADQIKKLAGNSSALRECGPSIGEMKCMLLTDDSENPSSYCMHLKASKNHGGFNICVGKAKTAMVIAKGKDGTAGNQVSTRVFPIVKYLRDAGY is encoded by the exons ATGTCGTGGCAGGCGTACGTAGACTCCCTGACAGGTCCTGACTCCAGCGGGAATAAAACCATCGAGGACGCCGCGATCTGCGGGTTAGCAGCCGGAGCAGAGAGCATCTGGGCCAGCTCACCGGGCCTCAGCTCCCTgacg gcgGACCAGATAAAGAAGCTGGCCGGTAACTCCAGTGCCCTGCGCGAGTGCGGTCCGTCTATAGGGGAAATGAAGTGCATGCTGCTCACAGACGACTCTGAAAATCCCAGCAGCTACTGCATGCACCTGAAGGCCTCGAAGAACCACGGAGGCTTCAATATCTGCGTCGGCAAGGCCAAGACAG CTATGGTCATAGCTAAAGGTAAAGACGGCACTGCCGGTAACCAGGTGTCCACCCGGGTGTTCCCCATCGTTAAATACCTGCGAGACGCCGGCTActga